Proteins from a genomic interval of Paenibacillus sp. FSL R5-0623:
- a CDS encoding 3'-5' exonuclease has translation MPYIIYDLEFTVSRNTRYSSEIIDIGAVKVTESADGLVVTDTFHTYVRPSNKSVLSTDTIQFTGITQKDIDAAPLFPAALNQFIAWMGSEPYYMCSWGPDDRSKLISHCRTHQLDVAWITNHNDLQQQWSRTVRKEGKFRQLGLAQALEICGIEFDGTQHRALDDAINTAKVFMHQFDRFTLENNCAADDEGITSKVVYSSSTEDEEKESPFGNLASLFKTKE, from the coding sequence ATGCCATATATCATATATGATCTTGAATTCACGGTAAGCCGCAATACTCGCTATTCTTCTGAAATTATTGATATCGGTGCCGTCAAAGTTACGGAAAGTGCCGATGGATTGGTCGTAACGGATACGTTCCATACGTATGTTCGTCCTTCCAACAAGTCCGTGCTGTCCACTGACACGATTCAATTTACAGGTATCACGCAGAAAGATATTGATGCAGCCCCTCTTTTCCCGGCAGCACTGAACCAATTCATTGCCTGGATGGGAAGTGAGCCCTATTACATGTGTTCCTGGGGACCCGATGACCGCAGCAAACTGATCTCTCATTGTCGTACCCATCAACTTGATGTGGCCTGGATCACCAATCATAACGATCTCCAGCAACAGTGGTCCCGCACCGTCCGCAAAGAAGGCAAATTCCGTCAACTGGGGCTCGCTCAGGCTCTTGAAATCTGCGGAATTGAATTTGATGGTACCCAGCACCGTGCCTTGGATGATGCCATCAATACAGCAAAGGTATTTATGCATCAATTTGACCGATTCACTCTCGAAAACAATTGTGCAGCAGACGATGAGGGCATTACATCCAAGGTCGTGTATTCCAGCTCCACAGAAGATGAAGAGAAAGAATCACCTTTTGGCAATCTGGCAAGCCTTTTCAAAACCAAAGAGTAA